DNA from Gracilinanus agilis isolate LMUSP501 chromosome 3, AgileGrace, whole genome shotgun sequence:
ATAATTGCAtaaggaataaatataaataaattttgttactCAGTTGTTTTAGATTCTTTATGACTACATTTGGCGTTTTTTTGGAATAGATACTGCCATggtgtgtcatttccttctccagttcactttacagctGATGAACCTGAGGGTttatgtgatttgctcagggtcacacagccatcaAGTATTCTtagccagatttgcactcagaaagataaatttttctgattccaagcctagtgctctagcCCCTATGCTACCTAGATAtcgtaaataaaaataaacatgaggtagataaataaaaaaacagacaGGCCATTAACAGCTGCAAAGagtgaaaaaatgctttatataggAAGTAATGATTGAGTTCAGTCATGAATGAAGAGTAAGACATTTCTATGAGGCCCAAATAAAGAGGGGGAACAGTCCTGGTATAGAGGATAGCCAGTACTAAGGGAAAAAATGTAGTTAGTGCTATGTGCAAAGAACAGAGTTTTAAGTTTGGCAGGACTTACtggtacaaaaaataaataaataaaaggtgtcaggcactgtgcttttcACTGAAAGAAAGGCACAAGAACATTCCTTACTTCTATGATCtcattatacataaatataatgaaacTAGGAAAACAGTTTGAGATCAGGTTGTAaaggacttatttttttaaaatttttacctaGTTTATCTGGATTCTAATAAAAATCTATATTATACCTATGGATAAGCATTAGCCCCAGTacctttcattccttcattttgccAGCAAGGACATTTGCCTTTCCATTACCCCTGACTTTCTtcgctctatttttttttttttttgcattctttcaCTGCTTTCTTGATGTCTCTCTTCTTACACAAGTTGTGCCTTTCAAATCTGTGCTTTGGTTCATTTTTCTATGCATAGTTAAGGGCATCATAAATCATGCCAAAGCCTGTACTTTTACCACCACCAAAACACGTTCTGAATTCAAAGTCGAAAATAACATCTGCGGTTGTCTTGTAAATctggccagtttttttttttttgtttttgttttttgttttttttgcaaatttcagTCTTAGGCACTGTGGCCTTCCCAAGATGAAAGACACATATAAGTATCTGTTTACTTTGAAGAAGATGTTTTGTCATGAACTTCCTGGTTCTGAGACTCATTATGTGTCCACCTCCTCAAGCAGCATAAGAAGGattataaaagttttaaaagacaaacaaaggagtttatattttattctagaagaaaTAGGACATTTTGCAAactgacatgatcagatctaccataaggaaaatcactttggcaactgtaTGAAGCATGGATTGGAGCAAGAGAAGATCAGAggtagaaataatagaaaagttaGGTAATTTCTTCTAAACCTGGATCCTGGTAGCTTAACTGAAGATTTCAAAGGACCTTAATGATTCAGAAGGAAAGTGCCATTGTCATGTAGATACTTTGTCaataattctttatttaattcaatacttttattcaaaaatatttttgatggttatgattatattttatttatctcagGCATTAattataacatttgtaaaatatagaCTTCAGCAACCATAATTAACACTGATACAAttctctttaaggtttacaaaacactttacaaatgtcttctcattttattctcaaaacatCCCTAGGATTTAGGTGCTCTTATAATACCcacttacaaatgagaaaattgagttctGACAGGTTAAGTGATATGACTATGTACTTGCCATGACCCTGAACCCATTAAATGTCtcaggatgaatttgaactcatcttcctgactccaaattcatcattCTAACTAACCAGTGCTTTTCCCCATCTATGTGTCTAACAATATTATCTATCctatatataatgctttaaagtctgcagttcattttatctcatttgatcacagTAAATACTTAATGGCCTTTTGTTGCCTGACTGCTTTTTTCTAAGAGACAGGCACCGTCACTGCTGGAAATtcagagggaaaaacaaaaacaggagtaTCTTCATAGACTGCACATTTTGCTCACAGAAAACAATACAGAGGtatgtaaatacaaaaaaaatattccagGTAAATACTTGGATGTACTAATTAGTGAGATCATGGAAAATACTTGGTAGTAGGGAGCAACTTCTCTATGTTTTGAAGGAAGTTATGGATTCTATGtgacagaaggaaggagaatgagcAAGTACAGCCTGTGCAAATGTCAAGAAATGAAAGTTGAAGTATTATGTATAAGGAAAGACAAaaaggatcatggatttaaagatgaaagggaccttggaggtcatcaaaTTCATACTTCTTCTTTTGCAGATGACAAAACTAAAGCCTAGAAAGGTATAGGTACAGTGACTTAGCTAatgtcatacagctattaagtttgagacaggatttgaaatcagatttttaaCACTTCTTCCCCACACTGGAACTGCTACACAAATGTACACGTTATATGGCATGGTGGCCTAGGTTACTTGGGCAGAATTATAGAGTGcatgagaagaaataaaatcGGTTTGAAAGGCTATGTTGGAGAAAGATAGTGGGAGAACTTTAaattgcattttatcctagagacaatagagAATCACTGAAACTTCCCAGGGAGAGGAATGGATTCACAGAAAGTAgagtataatttattttttttatttttcatcactgCAGGATGAGAGCTTGCTGACTGTGAATGTGGAGTCTTCAGTCATCATGCCGTCTCTGAGTAATATCACCTCCCCTATCTTCCTCCTGACAGGTATTCCTGGGCTTGAAGTCTTTCATATATGGTTCTCTATCCCTTACTTATGCCTCTGTTCTGTGGCCCTCTTGGGGAATGTCATGATCATGTATGTGGTCATCACTGAGGAGAGCCTCCATGAACCCATGTACTATTTTCTCTCCATGCTGTCAGCCACTGATCTGGGCATCACAGTTTCTTCCTTGCCAACCACACTTGGGGTTCTCTGGTTCAATAACAGGGAGATCAGCCTTGATGGCTGCATTGTACAGCTGTTCTTCCTCCACGGCTTCACTCTCATGGAGTCCTCTGTGCTTCTCGCCATGGCCTTTGATCGCTTTATTGCCATCTGTGAACCTCTGAGATATGCCACCATTTTAACCAACTCCAGAATTGTTAAAGCTGCTCTAGGCATTTTTATAAGAATGTTAATCAATCTGATGCCCCTCCTCCTACTCCTCAAGAGGCTTTCATTCTGTGGTACCAATATCCTCTCACATTCCTATTGCTACCACCCAGATGTGATTAAACAGTCCTGTACAAGCACCAAGATCAACAGCATTGTTGGCCTCCTTGCCCTCATCTTGACTTCAGGCATAGACATTCCGTGCATCATCCTCTCCTATGTGCTGATAATCAAGTCCCTACTCAGCATTGCATCCCCTGAGGAGAGGCATAAGGCCTTTAGCACCTGCATCTCCCACATAGGCGCTGTTGCTATCTTCTATATCCCTTGGATTATTCTGGCTCTTATGCACAGGTTTGGTCACAATGCCCCTCCATACATTCATGTACTGCTGTCAAATATCCACTTTCTTTTCCCCCCTGTACTTAATCCAATCATATACAGTGTGAAGACCAAGCAAATCTATAGGGTCATTCTCAAGCTCTTTCAAACTAATAAGTCAAGGGTATAACCATGGCCAGAGGAGGTGCTCAGGGTggatttataatttcatgtataaccctcttcttcataggaaaatattcatgtTAACTGGTGtttatcaaatacaaaataacagaaaaaaaaacaaaatttggcGTATTTATACCTTGAAAATCAGCAAATACCAAAAATCAGAAACTGATTTTGAAATTGCCTAcccttaagaaagtgatgaaaaaataataatgtatctTGAATTTAAAAGTGTATTAAAGACCCTTTTCTCAGGCAGAgttatttgttaaattttaacCAATGTAATGTCTGTGGttaaatatttgtgtattttgaattatttttgtaaCTGTTTTAGTATTTTATCTCCCTACTAGAATATAAATCTTTTACAGTCAGGAATTTtatcacattttataaatatctctgtATACCCCTCCTCCATCCTAGTATAGTATTATGCATcaataggaatttaataaatattaattgtgtTGTACGGTTATGTTTGTGTGATCATGAAACAGAATGATTAAAAGCGTAAACCAATTGGAAGAAATTTTTGCTTCATTGGTCTCTTTGGTAGGGCTCTCAGGGAAGGACTATGGCATTATCCCAAAGAGAATATAGCATGAGCTCAAGTTATATGTTATAAAACAGAGTGGGAAGACGGGGAAATAACCTACGCTCCCCATGATAGTGTATCCAATCATGAGGTTTATATCTAATTGAATCATACTGACTTCAAtactttcaaaatgtttttggaGGGATGGAAGACAAAATAAAGAACTCTTCCCTAAGCTTCCATATAGAGAAGACTGTAAGGTTAGCCACCTCTTCATTTCTCACATGGCTACACTCCTTTGGACTGGTTGCCATCATGCCCTAGGAACTGCATGAAGAAACTCATGATTCTATGAGATTTCATGAGGGTTATAGACAACACCGGGGCATTTATTAAGATCTTAGTATTGTTAGAATCCCGATCAGAAAGGAAATCTCAatataattatatgaacataCTTCCCATCTTCAAAGATTTACTaatccaaaaaggaaaacaaatttattCTAGGGATTTCTTAGTTAGAAAAGATAGGGGGGTCATCACATTCCAATCCCAGCTCTTATATTTACTAACCATGTGCCCTGGGCAAGGTATTTCCTTTGGATTCAAtgtcctcatcagtaaaataagatataaaaaggaTAAAAGTCTCTTAGAGATTGAAATCTTTGATCCTACAAAGTAACAAATAAATGCAGGCATAAAAGACAATTTCTTTATGTTTATTCTTACCCCCAGAGTACTAAATGACATATTAGACATGAGTTGTATGGCCTAGTCAAATACAGCTTAATTCAAGCATGGATTGATTTTAGTCAACTCTCTTTTCACCAAATTTCTATAAGAAATTGACCTATTATTCctatactagtagcaatgcaatgatccaggacaattctgagggacttatgagaaagaacactatatccacatctggagaagaactgtgggagcagaaatacagaagaaaaacaactgcttgaacacatgggttgttgcggatatgatttgggatgtagattctaaacaaccaccctcgtacaactatcaacaatatggaaatagatcttgatcgatgacacatgtaaaacccagtggaaatgcccgttggctactgggggtgggggaggtggggtgggtagagaggagagtaagaacatgaatcatgtaaccatggaaaaaatgtctaaaaataaaaattaaaaaaaaaagaaattggcccATTGATATAGAAATCAGTCTGGAAAAGGGGCTTTACCTAACAGTGCTTTGTATAAACTCTTTGATACTGCAGCCTTCTCATGTCAGCATTTCAAAATTCAGTGCTAGCACTTAGTTTCACACTTAACTTGTGATTCATTAGGACTTCATTGTCCTTTTCCCTTGATTACACGAAAGTGTCTCTTGGAAATGGTCAAGTATGTGACATACCCTTTCCTGAAAGGAACATCATGACTTATCCCTCTCAAACTTCTGGATTCTGGTTATGGCACTTATAAGGATCACTCACTCATTTAATcagtcaacaaagatttattagtaaccaGGCACTTTACAAGGTGCTAGGAATACAAGGACAAATATAGAACAGAACTGGTCTTGAAACCAGGGACTGTTATGATCATCTCCTCCCCTTTGTTTTTCCCAACTTTATGCCATTTTAAAGACAATCAGCTTTCCTGAGGATGCTGCTCTGAAAATGATTCAATTGTAGTGAGCTCCTTAAATGTGAAGCATATTCTTTAGCCAAGTATTTATTTCATTCCACATTCTATCACTTTCTATGCCTTCACATATCTTACTGTATTCACCCTGATACACCCTGTATTCACTCCTATCCTATTAAGCTCTCTCTGCTACTTCCCTGGCTCCCAACCCTCAGACTCTCAAATTGTTCCTTTTCCATTACCTGCAGTATATAGGAAGAAGAGAACTGGAatgggctggggctggggcagAAGAACAGGTTCAGCTCTCTTTATTTAGCAAAACAGGCCTTCGATAACATAGGAGCTAAGATCAGTTATAGATGATAGAGATTGAAATGATATATAGATACCCCAGGCCCAGCCTGAGGCTTTCTAAACTTATCTGACTCAACTGAATCTCCTATAAGCAATGAGTCAGAGGAAGAGGTAATCAGGCTTCCTTGTTGACCCTGACGAAGGGAACTGGGGGAAATTATAGATACAATTCTCTaatgatttttcccaatttctcaaaaatcagaaaaattaaacaaaatacatgtgtatgtacatactTTCCTCTGACTTTGTTTTGCTTAAGGCAATGTCCCTGGTAATCAGCAGCCTCACATACTATTTCCTCTTAATCTCTTCTCCTATGGATCACTCCCTAGACACAGGAAGTTCAAGACTATCTAGAAGTCAGTGATTTTTCCAAAGCAATTTTTAGGATAGTTACTTTTTGCTAATATCTAGACTCAAATGAATATAACTCTTTAATTTCATATAAACTGTAATTTTTAACCACCTAAAAAGGAGATcctttcatgtgtgtgtgtgtatgtgtgtgtgtgtgtgtgtgtgtgtgtgtgtgattaatCACTTTGTCaatctggtgaagcttatggTCTTCTGCTCAGAATTATGttctttaaatacataaaataaaatacatatgattaaatATGTTAGGtgaaacagtggatagagggGCAGGTTTGCAATTAGGaagatttctcttcctcatttcaaaatgggcctcagacacttcctagctacgggACTCTTAGCAAGTCAATTCAacctctttgcttcagttcttcatctagatagagaaggaaatggcaaaccattccagtatctttgccaagaaatccccaaatagtGTCATGAAGCCTGAAAAATGACGTGGACTTTAACTGACAATGACTTCCACAGGAATTATCAGACTCAAATAAACATAAAGCAATTATGGGTAGCTCTTCTCCTTCAATTCACAAAGGCCAGGCTGCCAAATAAGGTATAGAGATTTTTGCTACAAGTATTCtttgtaaaaagagagagaagaataaatttGTCACTCTGGATCCGCTGTCTTGTATAGCAGGAGACTCTATATATCTTTCGACCACATTGACATTGTTGTTTGTGGTCCAAAGAGCCTAAAAGAGAAAGGTTTGGATCAAAGGAGTGAGATGAACTCATCCCCATCTCCATATATACATTTCTATTGCCAGGAAAGCAGATTGTagcttctggaagaaaaaaaataataatgttaacaA
Protein-coding regions in this window:
- the LOC123238744 gene encoding olfactory receptor 51F1-like, with product MPSLSNITSPIFLLTGIPGLEVFHIWFSIPYLCLCSVALLGNVMIMYVVITEESLHEPMYYFLSMLSATDLGITVSSLPTTLGVLWFNNREISLDGCIVQLFFLHGFTLMESSVLLAMAFDRFIAICEPLRYATILTNSRIVKAALGIFIRMLINLMPLLLLLKRLSFCGTNILSHSYCYHPDVIKQSCTSTKINSIVGLLALILTSGIDIPCIILSYVLIIKSLLSIASPEERHKAFSTCISHIGAVAIFYIPWIILALMHRFGHNAPPYIHVLLSNIHFLFPPVLNPIIYSVKTKQIYRVILKLFQTNKSRV